The Euleptes europaea isolate rEulEur1 chromosome 19, rEulEur1.hap1, whole genome shotgun sequence genome includes a window with the following:
- the DDI2 gene encoding protein DDI1 homolog 2, protein MLLTVFCLRRDRSELTFSLQVDADFELQNFRALCELESGIPAAESQIVYAEVPLTDNHRSLASYGLKDGDVVILQQVENAERRPGAPFPGLPRIDFSSIAVPGTSAQAAQRPPQQPAPPPRASPPEVPPAPQGLDNPALLRDMLLSNPHELSLLKERNPPLAEALLSGDLEKFTRVLVEQQQDRARREQERIRLFSADPFDLEAQAKIEEDIRQQNIEENMTIAMEEAPESFGQVVMLYINCRVNGHPVKAFVDSGAQMTIMSQACAERCNIMRLVDRRWAGIAKGVGTQKIIGRVHLAQVQIEGDFLPCSFSILEEQPMDMLLGLDMLKRHQCSIDLKKNVLVIGTTGSQTTFLPEGELPECARLAYGAGREDVRPEEIADHELAEAIQKSVEEAEHQKP, encoded by the exons ATGCTGCTGACGGTCTTCTGCCTGCGGCGGGACCGCTCGGAGCTGACCTTCTCGCTGCAGGTGGACGCCGACTTCGAGCTGCAGAACTTCCGCGCCCTGTGCGAGCTCGAGTCCGGCATCCCCGCCGCAGAGAGCCag aTTGTCTATGCAGAGGTGCCTCTAACTGACAACCACAGATCATTGGCTTCCTATGGCTTGAAAGATGGCGACGTGGTGATATTGCAGCAAGTGGAGAATGCAGAGAGGCGGCCTGGGGCTCCCTTCCCTG GCTTGCCCCGGATAGACTTCAGCAGCATCGCGGTGCCCGGGACATCCGCCCAAGCAGCCCAGCGGCCCCCACAGCAGCCTGCACCGCCCCCGCGCGCATCTCCCCCTGaagtcccccctgccccccagggcTTGGACAACCCAGCTCTCTTGCGGGACATGCTGCTCTCCAACCCGCATGAGCTCTCCCTGCTGAAGGAGCGCAACCCACCCCTGGCAGAGGCCCTGCTGAGTGGAGACCTCG AGAAGTTCACCCGGGTCTTGGTGGAGCAACAGCAGGATCGAGCACGCCGGGAGCAGGAGAGGATCCGTCTTTTCTCCGCTGACCCTTTTGATCTAGAGGCTCAGGCAAAGATTGAAGAGGACATCAG GCAGCAAAACATAGAGGAGAACATGACGATCGCCATGGAGGAGGCCCCCGAGAGCTTCGGCCAGGTGGTGATGCTCTACATCAACTGCAGGGTGAACGGCCACCCCGTGAAGGCCTTCGTGGACTCGG GGGCTCAGATGACCATTATGAGCCAAGCGTGCGCCGAAAGGTGCAACATCATGAGGCTGGTGGATCGGCGGTGGGCGGGCATTGCAAAAGGCGTGGGCACTCAGAAGATCATTGGCAGGGTGCATCTAG CTCAGGTGCAGATTGAAGGGGATTTCCTGCCATGTTCTTTCTCCATCCTGGAGGAGCAGCCCATGGATATGCTTCTTGGGCTGGATATGCTGAAGAGACATCAG TGCTCCATTGACCTCAAAAAGAACGTCTTGGTGATCGGCACCACGGGTTCACAGACGACCTTCCTGCCGGAGGGGGAGCTCCCCGAGTGTGCGAGGCTGGCTTATGGGGCTGGCCGCGAGGATGTCAGGCCAGAAGAGATTGCAGACCACGAACTGGCAGAGGCCATCCAAAAATCCGTCGAGGAAGCAG AGCACCAGAAGCCTTGA
- the DDOST gene encoding dolichyl-diphosphooligosaccharide--protein glycosyltransferase 48 kDa subunit: protein MAAAGARALLALTVAALGLGLSRAGGGGGPRTLVLLENVSLRDTHSLFLRSLADRGFDLTFRTADDPGLSLIKYGEFLYDNLIIFSPSVEEFGGNINVETIAAFIDGGGNVLVAANSDIGDPLRELGSECGIEFDEEKTAAIDHHNYDVSDLGQHTLIVADSENLLKAPTIVGKRPLNPILFRGVGMVADPDNPLVLDILTGSSTSYSFFPDKPITQYPHAVGKNTLLIAGLQARNNARVVFSGSLDFFSDAFFNSAVQKATPGSQRYPQTGNSELAVALSRWVFKEEGVLRVGEVSHHRVGETAPPSAYTVTDLVEYSVVIEKLSEGKWLPFDGDDIQLEFVRIDPFVRTFLKRNGGKYSVQFKLPDVYGVFQFKVDYNRLGYTHLYSSTQVSVRPLQHTQYERFIPSAYPYYASAFSMMVGVFLFSIVFLHMKEKEKSD from the exons ATGGCGGCGGCCGGTGCTCGCGCGCTGCTGGCGCTGACCGTGGCCGCGCTGGGCCTGGGCCTGTcccgggcggggggcggcggcggcccccgcACCCTGGTGCTGCTGGAGAACGTGAGCCTGCGGGACACCCACTCGCTCTTCCTGCGCAGCCTGGCCG ACAGGGGCTTTGATCTAACCTTTAGGACTGCTGATGACCCTGGCCTGTCTCTCATAAAATATGGGGAATTCCTGTATGACAACCTCATCATATTTTCTCCATCTGTAGAAG AGTTCGGAGGCAACATCAACGTGGAGACCATTGCTGCTTTTATTGACGGAGGTGGAAATGTTCTAGTTGCTGCCAATTCAGACATCG GTGACCCCCTTCGAGAGCTGGGGAGCGAGTGCGGGATAGAGTTTGATGAGGAGAAGACCGCTGCCATTGACCATCACAACTATGATGTGTCTGATCTGGGCCAG CACACCCTCATTGTAGCAGACTCTGAAAATCTCCTGAAGGCTCCGACAATTGTGGGGAAAAGGCCGCTGAACCCCATCCTCTTCCGGGGAGTTGG GATGGTGGCTGACCCTGACAACCCTCTGGTCCTGGACATCCTGACTGGCTCCTCGACCTCGTACTCCTTCTTTCCTGACAAGCCTATCACACAG TACCCTCATGCTGTGGGGAAGAACACGCTCCTGATTGCTGGTCTCCAGGCCCGAAATAACGCCCGCGTAGTTTTCAGCGGGTCCCTGGATTTCTTCAGTGATGCGTTCTTCAACTCTGCTGTGCAGAAAGCTACGCCAGGCTCTCAGAG GTACCCCCAGACGGGGAACTCCGAGCTGGCTGTGGCCCTGTCCCGCTGGGTGTTCAAGGAAGAGGGCGTCCTGCGCGTCGGAGAGGTGTCCCACCATCGGGTGGGGGAGACAGCGCCCCCTAGTGCCTACACTGTCACTGACTTGGTG GAGTACAGCGTCGTGATTGAGAAGCTCTCTGAGGGCAAGTGGCTGCCCTTTGATGGGGACGACATTCAGCTCGAGTTCGTCCGCATCGATCCGTTTGTCAGGACCTTCCTGAAGAGGAATG GAGGCAAATACAGCGTCCAGTTCAAGCTCCCTGATGTCTACGGAGTGTTCCAGTTTAAAGTGGATTACAACCGCCTGGGCTACACACACCTCTACTCATCTACACAG GTGTCTGTGCGTCCCCTCCAGCATACACAATATGAGCGCTTCATCCCCTCCGCCTACCCTTACTACGCCAGTGCCTTTTCCATGATGGTGGGCGTCTTCCTCTTCAGCATCGTATTCCTGCAcatgaaagagaaggagaaatcgGACTGA
- the SH2D5 gene encoding SH2 domain-containing protein 5 yields MYSTEGEVLLMAHALKRILYSTWAPAECQFAFVARNPSGPPGKLFCHLFVGSEPSEVQTLHLLLCRSFQLYYLLLHPEEQDWAPSGPAPREPGGLPGAISPESRVVWESLSPEEVSQNVNALVSFRRLPCPADFGSSVSVRERLDLEGRSSRGGPRPGNPYCSPILVRKKAIRSKVLRSGAYRGCTFEAQLQQSAREMFHTSCDGKASRGSLAYLPDSESSLMENVWSFAGIDRDAGLALLRNDVLGAFLLWAEPGSSHQWCLMVRTRCGVIPYQIYRSQLGKYSVEHLNVEFPSMEALLDHYSGIKGGLFCSLAAGRANHCYEEQDYLAENGWRGEQSRRQASWLYGGSRSLAVQPELG; encoded by the exons ATGTACAGCACAGAGGGAGAG GTGCTGCTTATGGCCCATGCCCTGAAGCGCATCCTCTACAGCACGTGGGCACCCGCCGAATGCCAGTTTGCCTTTGTGGCTCGCAATCCATCCGGCCCTCCCGGGAAACTCTTCTGCCATTTGTTTGTGGGCAGCGAACCCAGcgag GTACAGACGCTGCATTTGCTGCTCTGCCGCTCCTTCCAGCTCTATTACCTGTTGCTGCACCCCGAGGAGCAGGACTGGGCCCCCAGTGGCCCTGCCCCAAGGGAGCCAGGAGGGCTGCCGGGAGCCATCTCTCCAGAGAGCCGGGTGGTGTGGGAGTCTCTCAGCCCGGAGGAGGTGTCGCAGAATGTCAACGCCCTGGTGTCGTTCCGGAGGCTGCCCTGCCCGGCTGACTTTGGCTCCTCCGTCAGtgtg AGAGAGAGGCTGGATCTGGAGGGAAGAAGCAGCCGGGGTGGCCCTCGGCCTGGGAACCCCTACTGCTCCCCCATCCTGGTGCGCAAGAAGGCCATCCGCAGCAAAGTCCTCCGCTCCGGAGCCTATCGGGGCTGCACCTTTGAAGCTCAGTTGCAGCAGAGCGCTCGGGAAATGT TTCACACCAGCTGCGATGGCAAGGCAAGCAGAGGCAGCCTGGCTTACTTGCCTGACAGCGAGAGCAGCTTGATGGAAAACGTTTGGTCTTTTGCTGGGATTGACAG GGATGCTGGACTGGCTTTGCTCAGGAATGACGTTCTGGGAGCCTTCCTTCTTTGGGCAGAGCCCGGTTCCTCCCATCAGTGGTGTCTTATGGTGAGGACGCGGTGTGGAGTCATTCCTTACCAGATTTACAGGAGCCAGCTTGGGAAGTATTCCGTTGAG CACTTGAATGTGGAGTTCCCCAGTATGGAAGCACTGCTGGATCACTACTCTGGAATTAAAGGGGGCCTGTTCTGCTCCTTGGCTGCAGGCCGGGCAAACCATTGTTACGAGGAGCAAGATTACTTAGCCGAGAACGGGTGGAGAGGAGAGCAGAGTCGCCGGCAGGCTTCGTGGTTGTACGGTGGCAGTAGATCTCTGGCTGTCCAGCCGGAACTAGGTTAA